The stretch of DNA ATTATTACTTTATTTCATCCGATTACTTTGTAGTGTCCAAACATACCCTAAATAAGAAATTTTGGGCACAAAATTCATTAATTACCACTAGTATCAACCTGGGTTGATAAAGTTGTTGAATATAAATgcgatttaaataaaaaataaagagttAATTGTATTAGTCATTCTTAAACTATGactttcattttaaattggttttcaaattttaaaatagtctaaTTACATCCTAAACTACGGAGGTTATATTAATTAGGTcctttaaattagtaaaattgttaatttaaccgTTGCATGACATGTCAATTTTTATGtggtataatttaaaattaaaattttaaagaaaaattattatagtaaaaaatttggtttttaagTTTTCAAGGCTATTACAAAAGCTTTATCATTCTCGCTTTTTTTTTCcagttttatttgtttttagtcTTTACTATTAGAAGTTGTGTGACAatgcttttattttctttaaaattttcattttaaattatatcatataAGATTCAACATGTTATTTGACGGTTTAACTAACAATTTTAATTATGGAAAGACCTAATTTATATAACCTTGATAGTTTAGGGAtgcaattaaaatattttaaaatttggggACTAATTTAAAATGTAGTTCATAGTTTGGAGGTGTTTGACGCAACTATATCATATACTATTTGATGTATTTTTGATGGTTCAGTTAACAGTTTTAGTAATAGGACATAATTTATATAATCTCGATAGTTTAGAGATTAGAATAATTAGAAGTTTGAGAACcaatttaaaatatgttgcgtTTCTTAGAGTTTATAACAATTTTACACtttctttttatcattttggcCCGTTATTGCTTATTCTTCCCTTTTTGCTTCAATCTTTTTcctacaatttagtcatttatttaatttttcgtctcttttagtccttaaatttatgttatttgtcAAATTACTCTAAAATAGatggaaaatttaatatttattaaatttgttgacGTGCCATCCAAGTGGATTATCACGTAagcaattaaatatttttaaaaaaaattaaaaattaaaaattcataaattttttaaattttttaaaattatttaaaaaatatatttttaaaattttaaaaattaattaattactaatatgGTATATACATGGACTACCATGTGGATGTCACGTCAGTAATGTTaacatttattttcattttaggatGATTTGACATGTAATAtaaatttgaaggttaaaatagagaacaaaaaaattaaataaaaagctaaaataacccttctttttatataaaattggaGGGAGAAAATTATTAtgctttttaattatatatttagatTAGATCGACTTCAATTTTAAGAAAACTTTATCCAATACTACATTTTAATAGGTTTAGTTTTACATTTGAATTAATACTATGTGtatttatcataaatttttttatttcataagtagaaataattttttgagaaatagaaattttcaataaaattgagagatattatgctaattttattgtaaaatttaaatattcattaCTAGTAAAAAGAAGAAGgctaaaatgtcaaataagtcccctaaaaataattaaaaatttaattaggtCTTTTGTCGAAATGTGCATCTAAATGAGCCATTTGAATCATGATTTATACCCAATTGAGTCCCTTGAACCCATTTTTTTGTTGAAGCCCTTAATAGTCATTAATTGTTGATGTGGCTAGTGATATGGAAAAAATAACGACTTTCATCATATTAACCCTAAAATCTAAActcaataatgaaaaattaatatcgatattttttaatatcaaaatatataagttttatcaaatacatatatcgagttgaataaaataataatacaaataccATATTAAAAAAGTGTCAAACTTAAAGAAATGGGTATTTTAATTgaactaatattatatatttttggtagaaaatattgtatttaattCATGATAATATTCTAAAAGAGTGAGGAAGCGGATCAGATCTATCTATGCGAAATATACGAAATTAAATTGGTaggatttaataattaatacacCAATGCCAGCCTGCCAGTTAAGACAAATTAAAGAACAAAAAAGGATCCGAGAAGCTCGAGGGGTGGGCGAAACAAAATTcgcttttaaatattaaaataaaaatgaaatgttatatttttgtattagtcccttcactttataaaagttactaatttagtccctatacttaatttgataaattttagtcCCTACAAATTTTGAATTGGtcaaatttagtctctatacttctcaaaatttaaaactttaatcaTGACCCAAAGAATAACATTTAAACCTATTTGGTTATATTCAATTACTAGTCATATATAGGGGTGTAAATGGGACACTGGTGCTTGTAAGATACTCAAGTTCGACTCGAAAAAAATCGAACTAGATCGGTAGTTATCAAGCTGAGCTCGAGCTACCGGTTGAGCCGAATTCAAGTTTAGTAATACTTGACTTAAATGACTCACGAGATTTATcgagtttttcatatttttatattattacctttaatatatattattaacgcTAAGCTTAATTATTGAGTTGAGCTTGAGTACAAAAATTGATAAATGAGCTTAATTGAGCTCGAGTAATTCAATTACATCTCAAGTCGAGCtcgaacttaaaaataaatgttcgATTGAGCTTGAGTCGAGTATTGAGCTCCCAATTTCGAGTCGAGCTCGAGCTCAGCTTGATTATATCCCTAGCCATGTACTACGAGtatagttgtagatttagtccatattttcCAATTGAATCGTtctgagtccttatacttttcaatttttaaaattttagtattgatgcAATTGATTTTCGTTATTCCATTAACTGAATTTTTAGCGATTAATACGTGAAAATAACAAGCTGATAATATTATagatatgataatatgtttgtcatattagattttagaaataatttaacaattatatcaataaaaactaaaattttaaaaattaaaaactactGTGattaaaaataccaaattaaagtataggactaaatctacaactaaAAAAAAGCATAGGGACTAATAGCTGaagttaaattcattaaaaacacataataagcggaaaaaagaaaagaaaaagaagagtatATGAAAAGCAGAGAAAGAGAGAGGAAATAAAAAGAGGCGACAATGGCAACAACGGCGACAAGTACATAACTGAACTAACAGCGACGTTACGAAGCTGCTTCTTCGTATAGAAGAAGATATATGAGAAATCTGAAGccctaatttctttttattttttctcattcAGTTATGCGATCTTTTTAGTGACGAAATCTGGTCGCGAGAGTTGTTTTTGATCGGATTTTTTTAGTCAGAATTTTGGTGATCGGAGATGGAGTCGATGATCGAACTGTGCGACATTATAGCGAAGAATCCGGAGAAATTTAGCGATAAAATTGCCTGGATTTGCGGGAGGTGTCCACAGTCGGAGTTGTTACTGGGCGGATCGCCTAGAGTTTCGAGGTCACAGCTCAATGCGGTGCTCGTCGTCGCACGATTGCTCTCTAAGTGCCCCCATTCTACTGATAACCGCCCTAAATCGGTGATGTTAGAGTTTATTCGGGCAATTCCGTCGTCGTTTCACCGTTCCTTTTGGCCGCAGTCGTACAACAACGACTCAATTGCTTCCTTCTTCGTCGATTTCTTGAAATACGTGTCTGAATCTGCCGATTCGTCTCCTGATTTCGGTTTCGAGATTGCAGGGTTGGTTGGGGAGGTAGTTATGGCTGCGGTTAGTAATCACGATACAAACAGCAATGATTCGGCAATTTCTAGGGCTTTCTTGTTGGCTTTATCGCAGAATTTCCCTCCAATTTTACCGTCAGACGCtgataatttgataaattacctTGTCGAGCAGTTGGCTATATCAGTTCCGGAATCACCGAGGGAGCTTATTCCAGGAAGCTCGGAGACATCGTCTTCTCAAAGTTCACCTTTGAGCGCCAAGCATTTTCAAGGCATTGAGATTTCAAGCCCGGCCAACGACTCATCCAGAGGGTCTTTGATGGCAAATGGTGGTGGGGCTATGTTTAGGCAACAAGTTGCTTCCTTCGAGGAGGAGCCTGTGGAGAGTATGGAGAAACTAGAAATTGCTTTTAAATTGATTGCTCATATTTTGCACAAAGTAAGTATAGATCAAAAGCTTTTGGAGCAAGTGAGATTTATTGCTAAGAAGCAGCTTCAGTCTATGTCTGCATTTTTAAAGGTAAATGCCAACGAATATCttgtggtattttatttcttctttttggGCAACTGAATGATGAATTTTTAGGGAAAGTTATGAAATGAATATTATACAAGAAATGGTTAAAAAGGAGATTGGAGATAACTTGCGCTCGCAATAAATTTGTATATTAAGTTGGTCTTTCAAATTTATATGAGCACTTAGTAAGGAAAAATGAGATGGACGTACTTTTTATTTTGACTTGGTTTGCAGATAAGGAAGCGTGATTGGACTGAACAGGGGCCACTTTTAAAATCCAGAGTAAATGCAAAACTTTCAGTAAACCAAGCTGCTGTTAGGATGCAAATTAGAAGTCTTCTATCTCTTGAGGCAGATGCTAAGACCTCTAAGAAATTGGTTCTTGAGACTCTTGCATTGTTGATAGATGCTGCTGAAGCATGTATAATCTCTGTATGGCGAAAGTTGAGAGTTTGTGAGGAGCTTTTCAGTACCTTGCTTTCTGGGATTGTACAAATTGCTGTCCCTAGGGGAGGGCAGCCTCTGCGCATTTTGCTCATTCGCCTTAAACCCCTTGTACTGGCTGCATGTATGCAGGTTTGTTTTATAGTTGGGATTTGGATTCAGAATCTCTAAAATGGTCTTATaggtttatatatgtattttcctttcttcttttatatttcttacaACAAGATTACAACAGGCTGATACTTGGGGAAACAGCCAAGGAGCCATGTTTGAGAGTGTTCTTAAGACATGTTGTGAGATTATAGAATCTGGCTGGGCGAAAGACCGTGCTCCAATGGATACATTTATCATGGGATTAGCAACCAGCATTCGTGAGAGAAATGATTATGAGGAGCAGGTCTGTGTATAATATTAGCTTTATATTAACATATCTTCGCCGGTTGTGTTGTTATACAATCTCTTTTATCAATTTAGAttaaaattcttttctttttttctttttctgtcatTTCCTTTAGCTTGGATATTCTGTATTTTCATGGATAGAGgttgctctctctctctctctctctaggTGGTGATTATGTTGCCTCTATCTATGCTTGTATTAACCAATAAGTGATAACTATAAACCCCATTTAGTTTTGATATCTTGCAATGTTTACATGGGCCATTTGAATTGCAGGTTGATAAAGAGAAACAAGTAGTTCCAGCCGTACAGCTTAATGTAATACGTCTGTTGGCTGATTTAAATGTTGCTATCAGCAAGCCTGAAGTGGTGGACATGATACTTCCGCTTTTTATTGAAAGCTTAGAAGAGGGTGATGCTATGACTCCTAGTTTACTACGGCTTCGAGTATGTATTTTCTAATTATAGATTTGAAAACTTTTTCCCCACTATCTACATATGCGAGTAACTTGAAGAGTTGACATAATAATCATGCTTCTTTGAATATTGTTGGCATGTTTTCTTGGCTTTGACATGTACTCTCAATTTACTGCAGCTTCTTGATGCTGTTTCTCGCATGGCAAGTTTAGGTTTTGAGAAGTCATATCGGGAGACGGTTGTTCTAATGACAAGGAGTTACTTGAGTAAACTATCTAGTGTAGGGTCTGCTGAAAGCAAAACATTGGCCCCAGAGGCCACTACAGAACGTGTTGAGGTATGCATTATTTGAGATATAAGTTACTATTTAGTTGTCTGGGAGTTTTTCTTCTTGATTAGATACTCACTGATTCAATCACATTCTAGACTCTTCCTGCAGGATTTCTTTTGATTGCTTCTGGTCTAAAGAGTGCTAAATTGCGTTCAGACTATCGCCTTCGCCTGTTATCTTTGTGTTCTGATGTAGGTTTGGCTGCTGAGTCAAAAAGTGGAAGGTAGATATTTTCTGACtagcaatatatttttatgtttaatatatttcAAATGTTGTAATCTGCTGGTTCTGTGTCGTATGGCTTACTTTCTACTACCTTTTTTATCCACCTTGTTGTGCATGTTTTAGATATTTTATGCTCGTTATTTCAAATTTTGCAGGAGTGGAGCTGATTTTCTGGGGCCCCTACTTCCTGCTGTTGCTGAAATATGTTCTGATTTTGATCCTACGCTAAATGTGGAACCTTCACTGCTGAAGTTATTTCGCAACTTGTGGTTCTATATTGCTCTTTTTGGACTGGCACCTCCTATACAGAAGACTCAAACACCTGCAAAACCAGTTTCCTCTACATTGAACAGTGTGGGAAGCATGGGTACCATTGCCCTTCAAGCAGTGGGTGGACCATATATGTGGAATGAACTTTGGTCTGCTGCTGTCCAGCGTATTGCTCAAGGGACTCCTCCCCTTGTAAGTACATCTTCAAGAATTCTTCCGTGAGCGCTGACATTATTTCCTCTGACAAATGAGTAGCTTATTTGACAAATCATTAGCTTTTTTTTAGTCTGCTGTCTTGCTAGTATCAGGCTGAtttatatttaatagttttatttgacactttttcttatgtttttgatGTACTTGATTATACACAAATAAGTTTGACATTAACACATTAATAAAGTTCTAATTGTCTAGTTGAAATGGTCTTAATCAGGTGCCGACTCTTAGTAGTTGAGTTGATTAATAATATGTTGAACATTAGAAACTTTTTATGTTGGTCTGACTCATAGTGCAATGTCTCTTAAAGGCTTTTTCAACCTTCTACGTTTTTGGAGCAATGCTGATTTTTCTTTGGATTGTTCTTGTATAAACTCAGTTTGAGTTATTTGTGCTTCTGAAAATAGAACTGTGTACGCACACGCACAATTTATATCTAAGTTTGTGTTTCTTTGCAGGTTGTTAGCTCAGTGAAGTGGCTTGAAGATGAGTTGGAACTAAATGCCCTTCACAACCCTGGAAGTCGTCAAGGGAGTGGCAATGAGAAAGCTGCTGTAAGCCACAGAACAGCTCTCTCTGCTGCTTTAGGTGGGCGAGTTGATGTTGGAGCAATGAGCACAATTTCAGGTCTGGTGAAGTTAGTGCACTTTTATGGTGGATATAACTCTGTTCTCCATGTTCAATAATTCCTTGTGTTATAATGGCTTGTTATTTAGTGGTACTCATCATCTGCTGCTATCTataccattatttatttatttctttgggttttctttcCTAGGAGGCTCTTtcttttgttgataaaaaacaaTATTGGGGATGGGGAATGGGGGATTAcagggcttgaacccatgacATCTAGGTGACTAATGGGAGCTATAACCACCACTTCACTCAAATGTCGGCTCCTAGGAGGCTCCTTTGATCAATGTCTCTTTTTGCTTTTTTAATTTTCAGGTGTAAAGGCAACATACCTTCTTGCTGTGGCTTTCCTGGAGATAATACGGTTCAGCAGTAATGGTGGTATCCTTAATGGTAGCACAAGTTTGACCGCTTCAAGAAGTGCCTTCAGTTGCGTCTTCGAGTACTTGAAAACTCCAAATCTTATGCCTGCTGTCTTGCAATGTTTGACAGCAATTGTGCACAGGGCATTTGAAACAGCAGTGTCATGGCTTGTATGTCTTCAATTAACTTTGAAGTTTTTGGAgaattattttcttcttttttgttgtaCTTGTCAGTTTGAATACGATCTTCATATTAGGAGATTTTATGAGGCACGCATCTATGCACCTTTGTTGTtagaattataattaataatcatTTAATCAACTGACTTCTTCTTTATTGAGCACTAGTTTCTTATCAAGTTGGATGTTCAATCTAGTGAACTGTCtcattctaaaaatattttacactTCATTACACTGGCTTACTTTACCTTTTCAGTTAGACATATGAAAAAGACAGTTAGTGAAGAGTTATATACAAGATAGCACCAGGGCCCAAAAGCATAAGAGAATCAGTTATGCATCTATCATATATAAGTTCCTTGTTTCTTTTccactttttatttaatttcttgtcagccttaaataaattaaataatcacTTCGAATGCTCTGATATATTTAAAGGTCCCAAATATATACAGATTGGTCTGCACATGATATTTTTTAGGAGAAGTATATTGAGAAGATCAGCGTGTACCATAAACTGTGGCTGTAGTATGAGACACCTGTCTCCAGGATTTGGTTTTCTACAaccattttaccttttttttttaattgttatacTTTTGTTATTGTTGTTTATTTTACTAATAAGCTCCCTTTTTCTTAAGTGCTGAAGATGAGATGATTTTTCTTGGGTACTTAAGTTTCTTGTGCTCCAAAAATAGATTGTTGAAAAATATGTCATCCCTTGACGTCCTTTATAGTGCTCTCTGGGAAACTATTTGTTTTTGTGCTCAGTCATCTGATTAGTTTATGCACAAGTACTCTGTTACTTTTCTTTCTcctgtaaattttaaaataagtgcAACATTCTTAACAACTATGGTAAATATTTTTGTCATTAACTTATAATCTCTTCTTCCAATTAAGTTACATTCTCTTGCATGACATTACCAAACAGTACAAGTGCATCATGTCTTTTGTTACTAGTACAATATTGGTTTCTTGTCCTGTTATTTTATACGCTTTCTTTCTCTGTTTTTCTGATTTGTGCATGCACACGTAATCATAATATATGAACCTCACAATTTCTTCATATGCTTTCAGGAAGACCGAATAACTGAAACAGGCAATGAAGCTGTCATTAGAGAATCTACCCTTTTTGCGCATGCTTGTTTTCTAATAAATAGTATGTCACAGAGGGAAGAGCGCATTCGTGATATTGCTGCGAACCTTTTGCTTCAGCTTAGAGATAGATTTCCTCAGGTAAAGTTATATTAGTGATGTTCTCCTCGCCTTGCAGTTATTCTACATTTTGCTTTCCAAGTATCTGTAATTTGATTAACATGCTTGAGACAAATGGACTAAATATGTGCAGGTTTTATGGAATTCATCTTGTCTTGATTCTCTGCTTTTTTCTGTTCAAAATGACACACCTACTGTTGTCAATGATCCTGCTTGGGAAGCCGCTGTTCGCTCTTTGTACCAAAAAGTTGTTCGGGAATGGATTGTCATATCACTGTCTTATGCTCCATGTACTACTCAGGGTCTACTCCAGGTTGCTCACTGGATGACTGTATATGTTCTTTGCTTTTTTGCTTATTATTCTCCCTCCTCCTTGAATATGTGAATCCTACATGATTATTATGTAATATATCCATCGGGCATTGAGTTTTAAACATCTCTGACAATTACTACTTTATTTTTCGACTAATGACATTTAGTACTAGGATGCCTTGTCCCCCACCCCCCcttttttcaaaagaaatttgACTTCccttaaattatatgtatatatatatatagagacaCACATACTCGTTATTTAGCGTAACAAATTTCAGTTATGATCCTTTCGGTTGTTTCttagttgtttaaacattaaggctgttctttttttttctctctccatCAAAACAATTCTCAAGATGACCTAGAGTTGTTCCTTTTTTCATATATCTTTTAGTAAGTTGTTTTTGGTTCCAAATATATACCACAGGAAAAGCTCTGCAAAGCAAATACATGGCAGCAGGCACGGCATAAAACTGATGTGGTATCTCTATTGTCTGAGATAAGGATTGGTACTGGAAAAAGTGATTGTTGGGCTGGAACACGAACTGCAAATATTCCTGCAGTCATAGCTGCAGCTGCTGCAGCATCAGGAGCAAATTTAAAATTGTCAGAAGCCTTCATCTTAGAGGTCCTCAGTACTGGTATTGTTAGTGCAACAGTAAAATGTAACTATGCTGGAGAAATTGCTGGCATGAGAAGGTTGTATAATAGCATTGGTGGGTTTCAATCTGATTCTCCACAAACAGGTCTTGGCGGTGGCCTCCAGAGGTTGATCTCAGGAGCATTCTATCAACCAGCAGAAACTGAGAATGATTCATTTAATGAGATGTTGGTTTCGAAGTTCGTGCATCTCCTTCAACAATTTGTCAATATTGCAGAGAAAGGTGGAGAAGTGGACAAGTCACAATTCCGTGAAACTTGTTCTCAAGCTACTGCTCTACTTCTGTCAAATCTGGTAAATCTGTcactattttatatatgtatatacatatatattatatttagacTTCGTGTTGAAAAGTAATTTTTAGTGCCATTCCACTCTTACCCTTTAAAAACATTCCAATTCTTTGCCAGGATTCTGACCGGAAAGCAAATTTGGAGGGCTTTGCAAAACTTCTGCGTCTTCTCTGCTGGTGTCCAGCTTATATTTCTACCCCTGATGCTATGGAGACTGGTGTTTTCATCTGGAGTTGGCTGGTTTCTGCTGCTCCACAATGGGGGTCTCTTGTCCTTGCTGAACTTGTCGATGCATGGTTATGGACAATTGATACAAAACGAGGTCTCTTTGCATCTGATGTGAAATGTTCAGGACCTGCTGCAAAATTAAGGCCCCACTTGGCCCCTGGGGAGCCAGAGGCACTGCCTGATACTAATCCTGTTGACCAAATAATTGCTCATAGATTGTGGTTGGGATTTTTCATTGACTGCTTTGAGGTAACAGATAATTTGTATTTGCTCTCTCACGCAATTCTGTTTCATGTCATTATGTTTATGCTTCTTGTTTATCACCGAACTGCATTGGAAGATAAATGGAGTAATATTTGTGTGTTTGTCTGCGTATATGCATGTGTGGTTTTCTTTTTCACCTCCAAATGTTTTTGCACTTAATTTATTATCTTGTGTTCTGAGGTCTGACTATATTTAGTTACATTCCAACATGGAATTCTCATTTTCTGATGGTAATTGCTTTATATTGTTTGGTTAATAGGTAGTTCGTCACAATAGTGTTGAGCAACTTTTGCTACTTGGTCGGATGTTGCAAGGAACAACCAAACGTCTCTGGAACTTTTCACATCATCCGGCAGCCACTGGCACCTTCTTCACTTTCATGCTTCTTGGTCTTAAGTTCTGCTCTTGCCAATCCCAAGGGAATTTGCAGAATTTCAGAGCTGGGCTTCAGTTGTTGGAAGATAGAATATACCGGTAACTGcaatttactctcttttttttttttttgttgctttcAATATACAGCTTGTTAATTCTTTTGTTGAAATTTCTTTTTGGACAAGTAATTGACTTTTGGCTCCTGCTTTCTCAACTCTCTTTCACTTTCAAGCTATGCCTTTTCGATTATTTTTGCTCTGGTTTTCTTTTTGGACAAGTCATTGACTTTTATTTCCTCGTTTCCTAGGACCCTGCAATCTCATTCTTCATATTATTCTAAAAATGTTTTTCCCCTTTGTAGTAAAAAACTTAAGAATCATTGTTTCAGTCTTTGTCCCTAGACACCAGTACACAAATGCACATGCAAATaaacacacatatacatgtacatgtatatgtacatataattatatataccaTTTACCCTTTGTCTTATTTGAAGAATGTGCTACTGAACTTGATATTAGACTCAAAGGATGATTACTATATATAGCCTATGGAAGTTTTGATTGCCAAAATGGGAATATAATGTCTGTATACTAGATGACTGTCATGATTCCTAATTGGGATATTGCAGTAAGTTTGGCATTTTATAAGATCACAtatatttccattttattttgcCT from Gossypium hirsutum isolate 1008001.06 chromosome D04, Gossypium_hirsutum_v2.1, whole genome shotgun sequence encodes:
- the LOC107898766 gene encoding phosphatidylinositol 4-kinase alpha 1 isoform X1 — its product is MESMIELCDIIAKNPEKFSDKIAWICGRCPQSELLLGGSPRVSRSQLNAVLVVARLLSKCPHSTDNRPKSVMLEFIRAIPSSFHRSFWPQSYNNDSIASFFVDFLKYVSESADSSPDFGFEIAGLVGEVVMAAVSNHDTNSNDSAISRAFLLALSQNFPPILPSDADNLINYLVEQLAISVPESPRELIPGSSETSSSQSSPLSAKHFQGIEISSPANDSSRGSLMANGGGAMFRQQVASFEEEPVESMEKLEIAFKLIAHILHKVSIDQKLLEQVRFIAKKQLQSMSAFLKIRKRDWTEQGPLLKSRVNAKLSVNQAAVRMQIRSLLSLEADAKTSKKLVLETLALLIDAAEACIISVWRKLRVCEELFSTLLSGIVQIAVPRGGQPLRILLIRLKPLVLAACMQADTWGNSQGAMFESVLKTCCEIIESGWAKDRAPMDTFIMGLATSIRERNDYEEQVDKEKQVVPAVQLNVIRLLADLNVAISKPEVVDMILPLFIESLEEGDAMTPSLLRLRLLDAVSRMASLGFEKSYRETVVLMTRSYLSKLSSVGSAESKTLAPEATTERVETLPAGFLLIASGLKSAKLRSDYRLRLLSLCSDVGLAAESKSGRSGADFLGPLLPAVAEICSDFDPTLNVEPSLLKLFRNLWFYIALFGLAPPIQKTQTPAKPVSSTLNSVGSMGTIALQAVGGPYMWNELWSAAVQRIAQGTPPLVVSSVKWLEDELELNALHNPGSRQGSGNEKAAVSHRTALSAALGGRVDVGAMSTISGVKATYLLAVAFLEIIRFSSNGGILNGSTSLTASRSAFSCVFEYLKTPNLMPAVLQCLTAIVHRAFETAVSWLEDRITETGNEAVIRESTLFAHACFLINSMSQREERIRDIAANLLLQLRDRFPQVLWNSSCLDSLLFSVQNDTPTVVNDPAWEAAVRSLYQKVVREWIVISLSYAPCTTQGLLQEKLCKANTWQQARHKTDVVSLLSEIRIGTGKSDCWAGTRTANIPAVIAAAAAASGANLKLSEAFILEVLSTGIVSATVKCNYAGEIAGMRRLYNSIGGFQSDSPQTGLGGGLQRLISGAFYQPAETENDSFNEMLVSKFVHLLQQFVNIAEKGGEVDKSQFRETCSQATALLLSNLDSDRKANLEGFAKLLRLLCWCPAYISTPDAMETGVFIWSWLVSAAPQWGSLVLAELVDAWLWTIDTKRGLFASDVKCSGPAAKLRPHLAPGEPEALPDTNPVDQIIAHRLWLGFFIDCFEVVRHNSVEQLLLLGRMLQGTTKRLWNFSHHPAATGTFFTFMLLGLKFCSCQSQGNLQNFRAGLQLLEDRIYRASLGWFSYEPEWYDTNNINFAQSEAQSVSLFVHYLSSGRLDSLQSDSKGRATENGNSLVGANDHPVWGQMDNYIVGREKRKQLLLMLCQHEVDRLEVWAQPLSKEGTSSRPKISPDKWIEYARTAFSVDPRIAFSLASRFPTNTHLKAEIAQLVQSHILDIRCIPEALPYFVTPKAVDENSVLLQQLPHWAACSITQALEFLTPVYKGHPRVMAYVLRVLESYPPERVTFFMPQLVQALRYDKGRLVEGYLLRAAQRSDLFSHILIWHLQGETCDLGKDASGKNSSFLELLPIVRQHIIDGFTPKALDVFRREFDFFDKVTSISGVLFPLPKEERRAGIRRELEKIQVQGDDLYLPTAPNKLVRGIQVDSGIPLQSAAKVPIMITFNVVDRDGDQNDIKPQACIFKVGDDCRQDVLALQVIALLRDIFTAVGLNLYLFPYGVLPTGPERGIIEVVPNTRSRSQMGETTDGGLYEIFQQDYGPVGSPNFEAARRNFIISSAGYAVASLLLQPKDRHNGNLLFDDVGRLVHIDFGFILETSPGGNMRFESAHFKLSHEMTQLLDPSGVMKSETWDNFVSLCVKGYLAARRHMNGIINTVLLMLDSGLPCFSRGDPIGNLRKRFHPEMSEREAANFMKNVCTDAYNKWTTAGYDLIQYLQQGIEK
- the LOC107898766 gene encoding phosphatidylinositol 4-kinase alpha 1 isoform X2 — protein: MESMIELCDIIAKNPEKFSDKIAWICGRCPQSELLLGGSPRVSRSQLNAVLVVARLLSKCPHSTDNRPKSVMLEFIRAIPSSFHRSFWPQSYNNDSIASFFVDFLKYVSESADSSPDFGFEIAGLVGEVVMAAVSNHDTNSNDSAISRAFLLALSQNFPPILPSDADNLINYLVEQLAISVPESPRELIPGSSETSSSQSSPLSAKHFQGIEISSPANDSSRGSLMANGGGAMFRQQVASFEEEPVESMEKLEIAFKLIAHILHKVSIDQKLLEQVRFIAKKQLQSMSAFLKIRKRDWTEQGPLLKSRVNAKLSVNQAAVRMQIRSLLSLEADAKTSKKLVLETLALLIDAAEACIISVWRKLRVCEELFSTLLSGIVQIAVPRGGQPLRILLIRLKPLVLAACMQADTWGNSQGAMFESVLKTCCEIIESGWAKDRAPMDTFIMGLATSIRERNDYEEQVDKEKQVVPAVQLNVIRLLADLNVAISKPEVVDMILPLFIESLEEGDAMTPSLLRLRLLDAVSRMASLGFEKSYRETVVLMTRSYLSKLSSVGSAESKTLAPEATTERVETLPAGFLLIASGLKSAKLRSDYRLRLLSLCSDVGLAAESKSGRSGADFLGPLLPAVAEICSDFDPTLNVEPSLLKLFRNLWFYIALFGLAPPIQKTQTPAKPVSSTLNSVGSMGTIALQAVGGPYMWNELWSAAVQRIAQGTPPLVVSSVKWLEDELELNALHNPGSRQGSGNEKAAVSHRTALSAALGGRVDVGAMSTISGVKATYLLAVAFLEIIRFSSNGGILNGSTSLTASRSAFSCVFEYLKTPNLMPAVLQCLTAIVHRAFETAVSWLEDRITETGNEAVIRESTLFAHACFLINSMSQREERIRDIAANLLLQLRDRFPQVLWNSSCLDSLLFSVQNDTPTVVNDPAWEAAVRSLYQKVVREWIVISLSYAPCTTQGLLQEKLCKANTWQQARHKTDVVSLLSEIRIGTGKSDCWAGTRTANIPAVIAAAAAASGANLKLSEAFILEVLSTGIVSATVKCNYAGEIAGMRRLYNSIGGFQSDSPQTGLGGGLQRLISGAFYQPAETENDSFNEMLVSKFVHLLQQFVNIAEKGGEVDKSQFRETCSQATALLLSNLDSDRKANLEGFAKLLRLLCWCPAYISTPDAMETGVFIWSWLVSAAPQWGSLVLAELVDAWLWTIDTKRGLFASDVKCSGPAAKLRPHLAPGEPEALPDTNPVDQIIAHRLWLGFFIDCFEVVRHNSVEQLLLLGRMLQGTTKRLWNFSHHPAATGTFFTFMLLGLKFCSCQSQGNLQNFRAGLQLLEDRIYRASLGWFSYEPEWYDTNNINFAQSEAQSVSLFVHYLSSGRLDSLQSDSKGRATENGNSLVGANDHPVWGQMDNYIVGREKRKQLLLMLCQHEVDRLEVWAQPLSKEGTSSRPKISPDKWIEYARTAFSVDPRIAFSLASRFPTNTHLKAEIAQLVQSHILDIRCIPEALPYFVTPKAVDENSVLLQQLPHWAACSITQALEFLTPVYKGHPRVMAYVLRVLESYPPERVTFFMPQLVQALRYDKGRLVEGYLLRAAQRSDLFSHILIWHLQGETCDLGKDASGKNSSFLELLPIVRQHIIDGFTPKALDVFRREFDFFDKVTSISGVLFPLPKEERRAGIRRLEMIVDKMFLLFK